One part of the Salmo salar chromosome ssa10, Ssal_v3.1, whole genome shotgun sequence genome encodes these proteins:
- the LOC106560258 gene encoding zygote arrest protein 1 isoform X1: protein MKSCVVNLFKFVNQTTRVGLAKMATYLDRSIDNYLYSSYNPYSGRYPKPKGVGWRNKNDLANYADTEAYIDNHHRAQFKFLLSQINPNLTPRLRKANTKDVAVQVNPKKDVSVQCSLGPRTLIARKRDTLRKRRQEETQTPGSPGSSVGGVRYPRTLAVYSPIASRRLASFLEYDKVESRQAQTGDPPETVKIGKKDEGEKSEDKTEKAKDENTWPHTKASNTDQSVMTEGVKANQDGSEVKARVRFQFLEQKYGYYHCRDCNLRWESAYVWCVHGTSKVYFKQFCRTCQKSFNPYRVEDITCQTCNKARCMCQVTPRHVDPKRPHRQDLCGRCKGKRLSCDLTFSFKYII from the exons ATGAAATCGTGTGTCGTCAATCTATTTAAATTTGTCAACCAAACCACCCGAGTTGGCTTAGCAAAAATGGCTACATATTTAGATAGGTCAATCGACAACTATTTATATTCTTCCTACAACCCTTACTCTGGCAGGTATCCAAAACCAAAAGGTGTGGGCTGGAGAAACAAAAACGATTTGGCCAACTATGCCGACACAGAGGCGTACATTGATAACCACCATCGCGCGCAATTTAAATTCCTCTTATCCCAAATAAACCCCAATCTTACACCGAGGCTACGGAAAGCAAACACCAAAGACGTCGCGGTGCAGGTCAATCCGAAGAAGGATGTTTCTGTGCAGTGTTCCCTCGGCCCACGGACCCTCATAGCCAGAAAGCGAGACACTTTGCGCAAGAGAAGACAAGAGGAGACCCAGACACCCGGTAGTCCAGGGAGCTCTGTGGGAGGCGTGCGTTACCCTCGCACTCTGGCAGTCTACTCCCCTATCGCGTCTAGGAGACTTGCATCCTTTCTAGAATATGACAAAGTTGAGTCGAGACAAGCACAGACCGGTGACCCACCTGAAACCGTTAAGATTGGGAAAAAGGATGAAGGTGAGAAGTCTGAGGACAAAACAGAAAAGGCAAAAGACGAAAATACTTGGCCACATACAAAAGCTAGTAATACTGACCAATCAGTTATGACCGAGGGCGTCAAAGCCAATCAGGATGGTTCGGAAGTCAAGGCCCGCGTGAGGTTTCAG TTTTTGGAGCAGAAGTATGGGTACTATCACTGCAGAGACTGTAACCTGCGTTGGGAGAGTGCATATGTTTGGTGCGTCCATGGAACGAGCAAG GTCTACTTCAAGCAGTTCTGTAGAACATGCCAGAAGTCCTTCAACCCCTACCGTGTTGAGGACATAACCTGTCAG ACTTGCAACAAGGCGCGCTGCATGTGCCAAGTGACCCCACGCCACGTTGACCCCAAACGCCCCCACAGACAGGATCTGTGTGGCAGGTGCAAGGGCAAGAGGCTTTCCTGTGACCTCACCTTCAGTTTCAAATACATAATCTAG
- the LOC106560258 gene encoding zygote arrest protein 1 isoform X2, which translates to MTKLSRDKHRPVTHLKPLRLGKRMKFLEQKYGYYHCRDCNLRWESAYVWCVHGTSKVYFKQFCRTCQKSFNPYRVEDITCQTCNKARCMCQVTPRHVDPKRPHRQDLCGRCKGKRLSCDLTFSFKYII; encoded by the exons ATGACAAAGTTGAGTCGAGACAAGCACAGACCGGTGACCCACCTGAAACCGTTAAGATTGGGAAAAAGGATGAAG TTTTTGGAGCAGAAGTATGGGTACTATCACTGCAGAGACTGTAACCTGCGTTGGGAGAGTGCATATGTTTGGTGCGTCCATGGAACGAGCAAG GTCTACTTCAAGCAGTTCTGTAGAACATGCCAGAAGTCCTTCAACCCCTACCGTGTTGAGGACATAACCTGTCAG ACTTGCAACAAGGCGCGCTGCATGTGCCAAGTGACCCCACGCCACGTTGACCCCAAACGCCCCCACAGACAGGATCTGTGTGGCAGGTGCAAGGGCAAGAGGCTTTCCTGTGACCTCACCTTCAGTTTCAAATACATAATCTAG